A genomic window from Agreia sp. COWG includes:
- a CDS encoding PPOX class F420-dependent oxidoreductase — translation MSNPPALTAEGQAFVTERHLAILSTMKTNGRIHSVPVGFTFADGVLRIITNGGSQKVRNIERAGHATVSQVDGIRWLTLSGPARIEREPDAVADAVERYAARYRQPRVSPERVVIRVDVDDLLGSSGLRASVDA, via the coding sequence ATGAGCAACCCACCAGCCCTGACCGCCGAGGGCCAGGCATTCGTGACCGAACGCCACCTCGCCATCCTGTCGACCATGAAGACGAACGGCCGCATCCACTCCGTTCCCGTGGGCTTCACCTTCGCCGACGGGGTGCTGCGCATCATCACGAACGGCGGCTCGCAGAAGGTGCGCAACATCGAACGCGCAGGGCACGCCACCGTGAGCCAGGTCGATGGCATCCGCTGGCTGACCCTGTCGGGTCCCGCCCGAATCGAGCGAGAGCCGGATGCGGTCGCCGACGCCGTGGAGCGCTACGCGGCCCGGTACCGCCAGCCGCGGGTGAGCCCGGAGCGCGTGGTCATCCGGGTGGATGTCGACGACCTGCTCGGCTCGTCCGGCCTCAGGGCGAGCGTCGACGCCTAG